One genomic region from Desulfuromonas sp. TF encodes:
- a CDS encoding peptidoglycan-binding protein, which yields MYKFFRGMTIAAIVFALTGCAGGELSLGSFSPPVKREFVINGSSFDESFQMAHRVIEESDLDIYSSNRDVGKIDAGIDRSTNTTGDSRSFTTNFVEFKYELKETEPGRIVFNVEAKSNRGGNQYIDRFAEEYSKYVKFSEITSEGAQAFGARAPKIESLNESGESQQIISEIKTGDPVIRTKKLSLSKQEIIEVQIVLQKLGYYTGSADGTMNSETMNAIEKFKAENGAIRKLF from the coding sequence ATGTACAAATTTTTTAGAGGAATGACCATAGCTGCGATTGTGTTTGCTCTAACAGGTTGCGCTGGGGGGGAATTATCATTAGGTAGTTTCTCCCCTCCAGTGAAGAGAGAATTTGTAATAAACGGATCCAGCTTTGATGAGTCTTTCCAGATGGCGCACCGTGTTATAGAAGAAAGCGATCTAGACATATACAGTTCAAATAGGGATGTCGGCAAGATTGATGCTGGAATCGATCGGAGCACGAATACAACAGGTGATTCAAGAAGTTTTACAACGAATTTCGTGGAATTTAAATATGAGCTAAAAGAAACGGAACCGGGTAGAATTGTATTTAATGTTGAAGCCAAATCCAACAGGGGAGGGAACCAATATATTGATCGATTTGCCGAAGAATATAGCAAGTATGTGAAATTTTCGGAGATCACATCTGAAGGAGCTCAAGCATTCGGGGCAAGGGCGCCGAAAATCGAGAGCCTTAATGAGTCTGGCGAGAGTCAACAAATTATTTCAGAAATTAAAACTGGAGATCCGGTAATACGTACTAAAAAGCTTTCATTGTCCAAGCAGGAAATCATTGAGGTTCAAATCGTATTACAAAAATTGGGTTATTACACCGGCTCGGCTGATGGAACGATGAACAGTGAGACTATGAATGCCATTGAAAAATTCAAGGCTGAAAATGGAGCGATAAGAAAATTATTTTGA
- a CDS encoding class I SAM-dependent methyltransferase, translating to MPSEFKDKVREQFGRTAAGYVQSKGFAGGADLEEAVRLLKPTPEDSLLDVACGGGHTALFFAPLVRSVVASDLTMAMLKKAQEFISEEGRVDNVMFREADAEDLPFPAGSFTMLTCRIAPHHFPDVPRALREFHRVLRRGGRLVIIDTLLPDDPEIAEFYQAMEKMRDPTHVRAYRREEWTEMLQEADLILHETRVFPKTHDFHDWAKRAGLKREGIQNLNRFLMEAPEKVHDFFQIETFAGEVETYTDQKLLLYASRPEKK from the coding sequence ATGCCCAGTGAGTTTAAAGATAAAGTACGGGAGCAGTTCGGCCGCACTGCGGCCGGATACGTGCAGAGCAAAGGCTTTGCCGGTGGCGCCGACCTCGAGGAGGCCGTGCGTCTGCTCAAACCGACACCCGAGGACTCACTGCTCGATGTCGCCTGCGGCGGCGGTCATACAGCCCTTTTCTTCGCCCCTTTGGTCCGCAGCGTCGTCGCCTCGGACCTGACCATGGCGATGCTCAAGAAGGCCCAGGAGTTCATCAGCGAAGAGGGCCGGGTCGACAATGTGATGTTTCGTGAGGCCGATGCCGAGGATCTTCCATTCCCGGCCGGTTCATTCACCATGCTTACCTGCCGCATCGCTCCCCATCATTTTCCCGATGTCCCCCGTGCCTTGCGTGAATTTCACCGGGTTCTGCGCCGGGGAGGACGCCTGGTGATTATCGATACTCTGCTCCCCGATGATCCCGAGATTGCCGAATTCTATCAGGCCATGGAAAAAATGCGCGATCCCACCCATGTTCGAGCTTATCGAAGGGAAGAGTGGACGGAAATGCTCCAGGAGGCCGATCTCATCCTCCATGAAACCAGGGTCTTTCCCAAAACACATGATTTCCACGATTGGGCAAAAAGAGCCGGTCTGAAGCGGGAAGGCATTCAGAATCTCAACCGCTTCCTGATGGAGGCGCCGGAAAAAGTTCATGATTTCTTCCAGATAGAAACGTTTGCCGGCGAAGTGGAAACCTACACCGACCAGAAGCTGCTCCTCTATGCCAGCCGGCCGGAGAAGAAATAG
- a CDS encoding nitrogen regulation protein NR(II), translated as MKNPMDIVDAQLYVRILENVDRAVVAIDSEGRIALFNPAAQLYTGLSERQSLGRHFEELFSGQAALLYLVRTAVQDGRSISDDENILLHRPSAAPLPVSASVSPIYTEDGDQEGVVLIIRDLSRVCELEEAVRRSDRLSTLGTLAAGLAHEIKNPLGGIKGAAQLLAMELPEGSHLTEYTGVMVKEVERVNGIIEELMDLARPRAPELTEVNLAKVLNDIVLFQKEAHRGKDVQFSLQLDPSIPPIQGDENLLTRLFLNLIKNAGEAIDKKGTVQIITKVASEYHLNQPGERPAPLIVVEIRDSGRGMREAELDKIFTPFYTTKSRGSGLGLATCQKIVSEHRGFLKVESTPGKGTAFSVCLPFLR; from the coding sequence ATGAAGAATCCCATGGATATCGTTGATGCACAGCTCTATGTCCGAATTCTGGAAAACGTCGACCGTGCCGTGGTGGCGATTGACAGCGAAGGACGCATCGCCCTGTTCAACCCCGCCGCGCAGCTCTATACAGGGCTTTCGGAACGCCAGAGCCTCGGCCGCCATTTTGAAGAACTTTTTTCCGGACAGGCGGCCCTTCTCTACCTGGTCCGCACGGCGGTCCAGGATGGAAGGTCCATTTCCGATGACGAAAACATCCTGCTGCATCGCCCTTCCGCCGCGCCTCTGCCGGTGAGCGCCTCGGTTTCGCCCATTTATACCGAGGACGGCGACCAGGAAGGAGTGGTTCTCATCATCCGCGATCTATCCCGGGTCTGCGAATTGGAGGAAGCGGTTCGACGGTCCGACCGGCTCTCGACCCTCGGCACCCTCGCCGCGGGCCTCGCCCACGAGATCAAAAACCCCCTGGGCGGAATCAAGGGGGCGGCGCAGCTCCTGGCCATGGAGCTGCCCGAGGGGAGCCATCTCACCGAATACACCGGAGTCATGGTCAAGGAGGTGGAGCGGGTCAACGGGATCATCGAGGAGCTCATGGATCTTGCCCGTCCCCGGGCGCCGGAGCTGACCGAGGTGAATCTGGCCAAGGTGCTCAATGACATCGTTCTCTTCCAGAAGGAAGCCCATCGCGGAAAGGACGTTCAGTTTTCCCTGCAACTCGACCCCAGCATCCCGCCGATCCAGGGGGACGAGAACCTGCTCACCCGCCTGTTCCTCAACCTGATCAAGAACGCCGGCGAAGCCATCGACAAAAAGGGAACGGTGCAGATCATCACCAAGGTCGCCTCCGAGTATCATCTGAACCAGCCGGGAGAACGTCCGGCCCCGCTCATCGTGGTGGAGATAAGGGACAGCGGTCGGGGGATGCGGGAGGCCGAACTCGATAAGATCTTCACACCCTTCTACACCACCAAGAGCAGGGGGAGCGGGCTGGGCCTCGCTACCTGCCAGAAAATCGTCAGCGAGCACCGGGGATTTCTCAAGGTGGAAAGTACCCCTGGCAAGGGGACGGCTTTCTCCGTCTGCCTCCCCTTCCTTCGCTGA
- a CDS encoding citrate (Si)-synthase, protein MSTLKETLRKKIDEHRPRTTRLVKEFGDVKLGDVTIAQAIGGARGIKCLVTDISYLDPMEGIRFRGKTIPETFEALPKVPGSDYPYVEGFWWMLLTGDVPTKEQTLQVVEDWKQRSQVPQYVIDVLRALPRDSHPMTMFSSAILAMQRDSIFAANYAAGKFNKMTCWEDMYEDATNLMAKLAPIGAYIYRMKYKGDTHIEADPNLDMGGNFARMMGIDAPYDNVARMYFILHSDHESGNVSAHTTHLVASALSDAYYSYSAGINGLAGPLHGLANEEVLRWTQNFMAKLGGEVPTEEGLKKALWDTLNSGQVIPGYGHAVLRKTDPRYTSQREFCMKTPGLKDYPLFQLVKMIFEVAPGVLTEHGKAKNPWPNVDAQSGVIQWYYGVTQYEFYTVLFGIGRALGCLANITWDRALGYGIERPKSVTTSMLEEAAGIAQKKAAS, encoded by the coding sequence ATGTCGACACTGAAGGAAACCCTGCGTAAGAAGATTGATGAGCATCGCCCCCGCACCACCCGCCTGGTCAAGGAATTCGGCGATGTGAAGCTGGGCGACGTGACCATCGCACAGGCCATCGGCGGCGCCCGCGGCATCAAGTGTCTGGTCACCGACATTTCCTACCTGGATCCGATGGAAGGGATCCGCTTCCGCGGCAAGACCATCCCCGAAACATTCGAAGCGCTGCCCAAGGTTCCCGGCAGCGACTATCCGTACGTCGAGGGTTTCTGGTGGATGCTGCTGACCGGCGACGTGCCGACCAAGGAGCAGACCCTGCAAGTGGTCGAGGACTGGAAGCAGCGTTCCCAGGTCCCCCAGTACGTCATTGACGTTCTGCGGGCACTGCCGCGCGACTCCCACCCGATGACCATGTTCTCCAGCGCCATTCTGGCCATGCAGCGCGATTCGATCTTTGCCGCCAACTATGCCGCAGGCAAGTTCAACAAGATGACCTGCTGGGAAGATATGTATGAAGACGCCACCAACCTGATGGCGAAACTCGCCCCGATCGGCGCCTACATCTATCGCATGAAGTACAAGGGCGACACCCACATCGAAGCCGATCCGAACCTTGACATGGGCGGCAATTTCGCCCGTATGATGGGCATTGACGCACCTTATGACAACGTTGCCCGCATGTATTTCATCCTGCACTCCGACCATGAGTCCGGCAACGTTTCCGCTCACACCACCCATCTGGTCGCCTCGGCCCTCTCCGACGCTTATTATTCTTACAGTGCCGGCATCAACGGTCTCGCCGGCCCCCTGCACGGCCTAGCCAACGAGGAAGTGCTGCGCTGGACCCAGAACTTCATGGCCAAGCTTGGCGGCGAAGTGCCGACCGAAGAAGGTCTCAAAAAGGCCTTGTGGGACACCCTCAACAGCGGTCAGGTCATCCCGGGATACGGCCATGCCGTTCTGCGCAAGACCGACCCGCGCTACACCTCGCAGCGTGAGTTCTGCATGAAGACCCCGGGTCTCAAGGACTACCCGCTGTTCCAGTTGGTGAAGATGATCTTCGAAGTCGCCCCGGGCGTTCTGACCGAGCACGGCAAAGCCAAGAACCCCTGGCCGAACGTCGATGCCCAGTCCGGCGTCATCCAGTGGTACTACGGCGTGACCCAGTACGAGTTCTACACCGTGCTGTTCGGTATCGGCCGCGCCCTCGGCTGCCTCGCCAACATCACCTGGGACCGCGCTCTCGGCTACGGCATCGAGCGGCCTAAGTCCGTGACCACCTCCATGCTCGAGGAAGCGGCCGGCATTGCCCAGAAGAAGGCTGCCAGCTAA
- a CDS encoding sigma-54 dependent transcriptional regulator — MSIRRILVADDEESIRWVLSKALTKKGFTVDLATSGTEALTMSRQQSYDLAVLDIKMPGISGLELLSRFQEEHPHLLVVIMTAESSMKNAVEAMKRGAYDYITKPFDLDALDAIILKARQAAEITEEVQRLKEEVKEHYHIDRHIIGSSQPMQEVYKLLGKVAPSDVTVLITGESGTGKELVGRAIHFNSPRLGKPFLALNCAAIPRELLESELFGFEKGAFTGATERKIGKFEQAAGGTLFLDEIGDMPLELQAKLLRVLQEKEITRTGGAGTIPVDVRIVAATNQDLKEKVRNKEFREDLYYRLNVVPISLPALRERREDIPQLVEFFIRRAHQDLKVAARGCTEEAMNLLKRFEWPGNVRELENTIQRAALLSPDQLLTPADFPSLTAEGIRENEGSLEAIIAGKLQSSLAQMDVQELDNLYDMVLHQMERPLINIVLDKTRGNQVRAAEILGINRNTLRKKIQILGIDLKKN; from the coding sequence ATGTCCATTCGACGCATTCTCGTAGCGGACGACGAGGAGAGCATCCGCTGGGTCCTCTCCAAGGCACTGACAAAGAAGGGATTTACGGTCGATCTGGCTACAAGCGGAACCGAGGCCCTGACCATGTCCCGGCAACAGTCTTATGATCTGGCGGTGCTGGATATCAAGATGCCGGGGATTTCCGGGCTGGAGCTCCTCAGCCGTTTTCAGGAGGAACATCCCCATCTGCTGGTCGTCATCATGACTGCCGAGTCCTCGATGAAGAACGCCGTGGAAGCAATGAAGCGGGGAGCGTACGACTATATCACCAAGCCTTTCGACCTGGATGCTCTCGACGCCATTATTCTCAAGGCCCGGCAGGCGGCCGAGATTACCGAGGAGGTGCAGCGGCTCAAGGAGGAAGTCAAGGAGCATTACCATATCGATCGCCATATCATCGGCTCCAGCCAGCCGATGCAGGAAGTGTACAAGCTTCTGGGAAAAGTCGCCCCCTCCGATGTCACCGTACTCATTACAGGCGAATCGGGCACCGGCAAGGAGCTGGTCGGTCGCGCCATTCACTTCAACAGCCCCCGCCTGGGCAAACCCTTTCTGGCCCTGAACTGCGCCGCGATCCCCCGGGAACTGCTGGAGAGCGAACTCTTCGGTTTTGAGAAGGGGGCCTTTACCGGCGCAACCGAACGCAAGATCGGCAAATTCGAACAGGCCGCAGGAGGCACCCTTTTCCTCGATGAAATCGGCGACATGCCTCTGGAACTTCAGGCGAAGCTGCTGCGCGTGCTTCAGGAGAAGGAGATCACTCGAACCGGGGGCGCCGGCACCATACCGGTCGATGTGCGCATCGTCGCCGCCACCAATCAGGATCTCAAGGAAAAAGTCCGCAACAAGGAGTTCCGCGAGGACCTCTATTACCGCCTCAATGTCGTACCCATTTCCCTGCCCGCTCTACGGGAGCGGCGCGAGGACATTCCCCAACTTGTTGAATTCTTCATCCGAAGGGCCCATCAGGATTTGAAGGTGGCCGCCCGGGGCTGCACCGAGGAGGCGATGAACCTGCTGAAGCGTTTCGAGTGGCCGGGGAATGTACGTGAGCTTGAGAACACCATCCAGAGAGCCGCCCTTCTCTCTCCCGATCAGCTTCTTACCCCAGCCGACTTTCCCAGCTTGACGGCCGAAGGAATACGGGAAAATGAAGGGTCGCTGGAAGCCATCATCGCCGGCAAGCTGCAGAGCTCCTTGGCCCAGATGGACGTCCAGGAACTCGACAATCTCTACGACATGGTCCTGCATCAGATGGAGCGTCCCCTGATTAACATCGTGCTGGATAAAACCCGCGGCAACCAGGTGCGGGCCGCCGAGATTCTCGGCATCAATCGCAATACCCTGCGCAAGAAGATACAGATCCTGGGGATCGATCTCAAAAAGAACTGA
- a CDS encoding class I SAM-dependent rRNA methyltransferase: MKGGYIVGPETVRMLELGHPWVIADRFTRKWPKGRSGDLVELTDERGRVLATALLDPEDRVVARVLGHGKMRLDRPWVQERVERAAALRRDHADLTETTAYRLVNGEGDGLPGLTVERYGEHLMVQLYSAAWKPYLPLVTSALQQVFSPSGIYEKFRPQKTRELAGESRGKKYSRLLAGTAAPGRVTVRENGLDFLVTLEEELNTGLFLDQRANRRDLMGRCRGKRILNLFSYTGAFSVAAAAAGAERVTSVDASAHYLDWAKENFSVNRLNPKRHEFIEGDCLAVLKELQRQGRLFDLILMDPPSFSTTRQSRFTTRGGTSDLVEASLPLLVAGGLLITSSNHQKVDLADYLKELRRAALQAGSELWVIRVAAQPEDFPYPVTFPEGRYLKYIISVKY, translated from the coding sequence ATGAAGGGCGGCTATATCGTCGGACCGGAGACCGTGCGGATGCTGGAACTCGGGCATCCGTGGGTCATCGCCGACCGCTTTACCAGGAAATGGCCGAAGGGGCGTTCCGGGGATCTGGTCGAGCTGACCGATGAGCGGGGCCGTGTTCTGGCCACCGCTTTGCTCGATCCGGAGGACCGGGTGGTGGCCCGGGTGTTGGGGCACGGGAAGATGCGTCTGGACCGTCCCTGGGTGCAGGAGCGCGTCGAGAGAGCCGCGGCCCTGCGCCGCGACCATGCCGACCTGACGGAGACCACCGCCTACCGTCTGGTGAACGGCGAGGGAGACGGGTTGCCCGGCCTCACCGTCGAGCGGTATGGCGAGCACCTCATGGTTCAGCTCTATTCGGCGGCCTGGAAACCGTATCTGCCGCTGGTGACCTCCGCCCTGCAGCAGGTCTTCTCCCCGTCGGGAATTTATGAGAAGTTTCGCCCGCAGAAGACGCGCGAACTGGCGGGGGAAAGCAGAGGCAAGAAGTACAGCCGACTTCTCGCCGGGACGGCAGCCCCGGGGCGGGTGACGGTCCGCGAAAACGGCCTTGATTTTCTGGTTACCCTGGAGGAGGAGCTCAATACCGGCCTATTCCTAGACCAGCGCGCCAACCGTCGTGACCTGATGGGGCGCTGCCGTGGGAAGCGGATTCTCAACCTCTTCTCCTACACCGGCGCCTTCTCCGTGGCCGCCGCCGCGGCCGGCGCCGAAAGGGTGACCAGCGTCGATGCCTCGGCCCATTATCTCGACTGGGCGAAGGAGAATTTCTCCGTCAACCGACTCAATCCCAAACGGCACGAATTCATCGAAGGGGACTGCCTGGCGGTGCTCAAGGAGTTGCAGCGGCAGGGACGCCTCTTCGACCTGATCCTCATGGATCCTCCCTCCTTCTCCACGACCCGCCAGAGCCGCTTCACCACCCGCGGCGGGACCTCGGATCTGGTGGAAGCCTCCCTGCCGCTGCTGGTTGCGGGCGGGCTGCTGATCACCTCCTCCAATCATCAGAAGGTCGATCTGGCCGACTATCTCAAGGAGCTTCGACGCGCTGCCCTGCAGGCGGGGAGCGAGCTGTGGGTCATCCGCGTCGCCGCCCAGCCCGAAGACTTCCCCTATCCGGTCACTTTTCCCGAAGGGCGCTATCTCAAATACATCATCAGCGTAAAATACTGA
- a CDS encoding aldo/keto reductase — protein MPRVVLGRTEIAIHPLVFGSLPMGPLQAGLTPGEGARLLRHALERGINLIDSAELYGTYPHIREALREYRGEVFLATKTHADSAAEARRHVERALRELEVDRLDIVHLHGARLSDPFVERASVFEELLQLREEGKVRCLGLSSHYISAIKRAAVHPEIDVVHPLINRGGMGILDGSAEDMAGAIAEAAEAGKGVYAMKALAGGNLIGQARASFGYVLGLPGVHAVAVGMLSEGEINANLALFSGESPKEGIWKELESRRRRLRIMDRFCKGCGNCLPACASKAIAVKDGKATVDAGECILCGYCAAACPEFIIRVV, from the coding sequence ATGCCAAGGGTTGTCTTGGGAAGAACCGAAATTGCGATACATCCGCTGGTATTCGGATCCCTGCCTATGGGACCTCTTCAGGCGGGATTGACCCCCGGGGAAGGGGCGCGACTCCTGCGCCATGCTCTGGAGAGGGGGATCAATCTTATCGATTCCGCCGAACTCTACGGAACCTATCCGCATATCCGGGAAGCCTTGCGGGAATATCGAGGCGAGGTCTTTCTCGCCACCAAAACCCATGCCGACAGCGCCGCCGAAGCCCGCCGGCATGTCGAGCGAGCGCTTAGGGAACTGGAGGTGGATCGGTTGGATATCGTCCACCTCCACGGAGCCCGGCTTTCCGATCCCTTCGTCGAACGTGCATCCGTCTTTGAAGAGCTGCTGCAACTGCGCGAGGAGGGGAAGGTCCGCTGCCTGGGGCTCTCCTCCCACTATATATCGGCGATAAAGCGGGCGGCGGTCCACCCTGAGATCGATGTGGTGCATCCCCTCATTAATCGAGGCGGGATGGGGATCCTCGACGGCTCGGCCGAAGACATGGCCGGGGCCATTGCCGAAGCGGCGGAGGCTGGAAAAGGGGTTTACGCCATGAAGGCTCTTGCCGGAGGCAACCTCATTGGTCAGGCCCGGGCCAGCTTCGGCTACGTCCTGGGGCTCCCGGGAGTCCATGCCGTTGCGGTGGGAATGCTTTCGGAAGGAGAGATCAACGCGAACCTGGCCCTCTTTTCCGGCGAGTCGCCGAAGGAGGGGATCTGGAAGGAACTGGAGAGCCGCCGTCGCCGATTGAGGATAATGGACCGCTTCTGCAAGGGGTGCGGGAATTGCCTTCCCGCCTGCGCCAGCAAGGCTATTGCCGTGAAGGACGGAAAAGCCACGGTTGACGCGGGAGAGTGTATTCTTTGCGGGTATTGCGCAGCCGCCTGTCCCGAATTCATCATCCGGGTCGTCTGA
- the dusB gene encoding tRNA dihydrouridine synthase DusB — MKIGRLQLANNIILAPMAGITDLPYRLVMKRFGTALVFTEMVSANGLIRSGLRTRELLRSTPQESPLGIQLFGDDPEVLADAAGLVQKDGDLLDINLGCPVNKVIRSGAGSALLRDSRKVGRIVAAVRRATEIPLTVKIRSGWDSESVNFLEIARIAVAEGAEAVTLHPRTRSQGFGGRADWDQIRLLKENLSVPVIGSGDIFTAGDALTMLRDTGCDGVMIGRGGYGNPWLIRDIITLLAGDEAAPPTPEERLEMAELHFDLFTRFFGSRKAVFDMRKHLCWYARGLPGAAAFRSLVNQVQSEAELRRAMTDFFASARALENTT; from the coding sequence ATGAAAATAGGTCGGCTTCAACTCGCCAACAATATCATTCTTGCCCCCATGGCCGGCATTACCGATCTACCCTACCGCCTGGTAATGAAGCGCTTCGGAACGGCCCTGGTCTTCACCGAGATGGTGAGCGCCAACGGGCTTATCCGCTCGGGCCTTCGGACCCGGGAGCTGCTGCGGTCCACCCCTCAGGAAAGCCCTCTGGGAATACAGCTCTTCGGGGATGATCCGGAGGTCCTCGCCGATGCAGCCGGCCTGGTGCAAAAGGACGGAGACCTCCTGGATATCAACCTGGGTTGTCCGGTGAATAAGGTCATCCGTTCCGGAGCGGGAAGCGCCCTGCTGCGCGATTCCCGGAAAGTCGGCAGAATCGTCGCGGCGGTGCGCCGGGCTACCGAGATCCCTCTCACCGTCAAGATCCGGTCCGGCTGGGACAGCGAGTCGGTGAACTTTCTCGAAATCGCGCGCATCGCCGTGGCTGAAGGAGCAGAGGCTGTGACCCTGCACCCGCGCACCCGCAGCCAGGGGTTCGGCGGTCGGGCCGACTGGGATCAGATTCGACTCCTCAAGGAAAACCTGTCTGTTCCGGTCATCGGCAGCGGAGACATCTTTACGGCCGGGGACGCCCTGACGATGCTTCGGGATACCGGCTGCGACGGAGTCATGATCGGCCGTGGCGGGTACGGAAACCCCTGGCTGATCCGCGACATCATCACCCTTCTCGCTGGAGATGAAGCGGCTCCGCCTACTCCCGAAGAACGACTGGAAATGGCTGAACTGCACTTCGACCTTTTTACGCGATTCTTCGGGTCGAGGAAAGCCGTTTTCGACATGCGCAAGCATCTTTGCTGGTACGCCCGCGGACTTCCAGGCGCCGCAGCCTTCCGTTCCCTGGTCAATCAGGTCCAGTCCGAGGCGGAGCTGCGCAGGGCCATGACGGATTTCTTTGCTTCCGCTCGGGCTTTGGAAAACACAACATGA
- a CDS encoding adenosylcobalamin-dependent ribonucleoside-diphosphate reductase gives MSIHLSENALLTLKARYLRKDDSGRVNETPEELFMRVARAIAAAEEPYTGKKGAEEAERRFFRMMSSLTFLPNSPTLMNAGMHLGQLSACFVLPVDDSLPEIFNTLRDAALIHQGGGGTGFSFSRLRPSGDVVGSTKGVSSGPVSFMRVFDMATEAIKQGGTRRGANMGILAVDHPDILAFIAAKDREGELANFNISVTVSDRFMAAVEKGEDYPLCNPRTGEAIGRLPAAQVFEDIAGHAWANGEPGLIFLDTINATHPASHVGTIEATNPCGEEPLLPYESCNLGSLNLTRLVDEQGRIDYPRLAEEVRWGIRFLDDVIDVNRYPIPAIGEITRGNRKIGLGIMGFADLLIRQGIPYGSEAALRIAEEIMSFVRQESVAASEELARERGPYPHFVGSIRQQEGGAPMRNATVNTIAPTGTLSLIAGVSSGIEPVFAFEYERHVLGTVLKEVHPLYRRLREEGRGLDPEVFVTALQVAPDWHVRIQAAFQKYVDNAVSKTINFPFEATVEDVKGAFLLAHGLGCKGITVYRDKSRRSQVLNVCGGKCPI, from the coding sequence ATGAGCATTCACCTTTCGGAAAACGCCCTTCTGACCCTTAAAGCCCGTTATCTGCGAAAAGATGACAGCGGACGGGTGAACGAAACACCGGAAGAGCTCTTTATGCGGGTGGCGCGCGCGATCGCCGCTGCGGAGGAGCCATACACCGGCAAGAAGGGAGCGGAGGAGGCGGAAAGGCGTTTTTTCCGCATGATGTCCTCGCTTACTTTTCTTCCCAATTCCCCCACGCTGATGAATGCCGGCATGCATCTGGGCCAGCTCTCTGCCTGTTTCGTTCTTCCCGTCGACGACTCTCTCCCCGAAATCTTCAATACCCTCCGGGACGCCGCTCTTATTCACCAGGGAGGCGGGGGAACGGGATTTTCCTTTTCCCGCCTGCGCCCCTCCGGAGATGTGGTCGGAAGCACCAAGGGTGTTTCTTCGGGGCCGGTTTCCTTCATGCGGGTTTTCGACATGGCGACCGAGGCGATCAAGCAGGGCGGAACCCGGCGGGGGGCCAATATGGGAATCCTCGCGGTCGACCACCCCGACATTCTGGCCTTTATCGCCGCCAAGGACCGGGAAGGGGAGCTGGCCAATTTCAACATCTCGGTGACCGTATCCGACCGCTTCATGGCGGCGGTGGAAAAGGGGGAGGATTACCCCCTCTGCAACCCCAGGACGGGCGAAGCGATCGGCCGCCTGCCGGCAGCGCAGGTCTTTGAAGACATAGCCGGGCATGCCTGGGCAAACGGGGAGCCGGGCCTCATCTTTCTCGATACCATCAATGCGACCCATCCCGCGTCCCATGTCGGGACAATCGAAGCCACCAACCCCTGCGGCGAAGAACCTCTGCTTCCCTACGAATCGTGCAATCTTGGTTCACTGAACCTGACCCGCCTGGTCGATGAACAGGGTCGGATCGACTATCCGCGCCTGGCGGAGGAGGTGCGCTGGGGCATCCGGTTCCTCGATGATGTCATCGACGTGAATCGGTACCCGATACCGGCCATCGGGGAAATCACCCGTGGAAACCGTAAGATCGGCCTGGGTATCATGGGCTTTGCCGATCTTCTCATCCGGCAGGGAATACCCTACGGCAGCGAGGCGGCCCTGCGGATCGCCGAAGAAATCATGTCCTTTGTCCGGCAGGAATCCGTGGCCGCATCGGAGGAGCTGGCCAGGGAAAGGGGCCCCTATCCCCATTTCGTCGGGAGTATCCGCCAGCAGGAGGGGGGCGCTCCGATGCGCAACGCCACGGTGAACACCATCGCGCCCACCGGCACCCTGAGCCTGATCGCCGGGGTGTCCAGCGGGATCGAACCGGTTTTCGCCTTCGAGTACGAACGGCACGTTCTGGGAACGGTGCTCAAGGAGGTCCATCCCCTCTACCGCCGGCTCCGGGAGGAGGGGAGGGGACTGGATCCGGAGGTTTTCGTCACCGCACTCCAGGTCGCGCCCGATTGGCATGTGCGCATACAGGCCGCTTTTCAGAAATACGTCGACAACGCCGTATCCAAGACGATTAACTTTCCCTTCGAGGCCACCGTGGAAGATGTTAAGGGAGCCTTCCTCCTGGCTCACGGACTCGGCTGCAAGGGGATAACCGTCTACCGCGATAAAAGCCGGCGCAGCCAGGTGCTCAATGTGTGCGGCGGCAAGTGCCCGATATAG